A window from Tindallia magadiensis encodes these proteins:
- a CDS encoding ABC transporter permease, translated as MLTYFLRRLLVMLLMIFLVATMIFCLFRTMPGNPTAFVVDPSIPPEARQQLEERYGLDGSLWDQYKVFISDLVRLDFGNSFFYNRPAIDIIKEKLAATLILMLTAMVFAYTIGVFGGAWMAWRRGSRLESLGITVSLIFRSAPTFWVGLMMILLFSVKLGWFPAQGMRTAGTGGGTFAEMFLSLDFLKHLILPSLVAGLYFVATPMLIMRNSMLEVMSEDYIEMARAKGTKERNILYRHAARNALLPVVTAGALFIGSSIGGQVLIEVVFSWPGLGREIVTAVTRHDYPLAQGCFIIISAMVMFMNLVADMLYAWLDPRISYK; from the coding sequence TTGTTAACTTATTTTTTACGTCGATTACTGGTTATGTTACTAATGATTTTCTTAGTGGCTACCATGATCTTTTGTCTGTTCCGAACCATGCCGGGAAATCCGACGGCTTTTGTAGTGGATCCATCTATCCCGCCGGAAGCAAGGCAACAACTGGAGGAACGTTATGGACTGGACGGCAGTCTTTGGGATCAGTACAAAGTATTTATTTCAGATTTAGTACGATTGGATTTTGGCAATTCTTTCTTCTACAATCGCCCAGCCATTGACATTATCAAAGAAAAGCTGGCGGCAACCTTAATTCTGATGCTGACAGCAATGGTATTTGCCTATACCATCGGTGTTTTTGGAGGTGCTTGGATGGCTTGGAGAAGAGGCTCCCGGTTAGAGTCCTTGGGAATTACCGTTTCGCTTATTTTTCGATCAGCGCCTACGTTCTGGGTAGGACTGATGATGATTCTTCTGTTCTCTGTAAAGTTGGGCTGGTTTCCCGCCCAGGGAATGCGGACCGCCGGAACCGGTGGAGGTACCTTTGCAGAAATGTTTTTATCCCTAGATTTTTTGAAACATCTTATTCTTCCCAGTCTGGTAGCCGGCCTTTACTTTGTGGCAACGCCCATGTTGATTATGCGAAACAGCATGCTGGAAGTTATGTCGGAAGACTATATTGAAATGGCTCGAGCAAAAGGGACAAAGGAAAGAAATATTCTGTACCGTCATGCTGCTCGGAATGCTTTATTACCGGTAGTAACCGCCGGAGCACTTTTTATTGGTTCTTCCATTGGTGGGCAAGTACTGATAGAAGTTGTTTTCAGTTGGCCGGGATTGGGCCGAGAAATTGTGACAGCTGTTACACGACATGATTACCCCTTGGCGCAGGGATGTTTTATTATTATTTCCGCCATGGTAATGTTTATGAATCTAGTAGCAGATATGCTATACGCATGGTTAGATCCGCGTATTTCTTACAAATAA
- a CDS encoding ABC transporter permease produces the protein MNVAALEKKGNSKSVFRLFIKNLRRDKLALVGVVLLIFFLTVAAFADVIAPHGPRDRHYDDEGSIRRLEPPSRAHPFGTTDVGRDIFSQVVLGTKTALMVGLLAALLVTVIGSVVGIIAGYYGGWVDTMIMRVVDFFYAIPFIPFVIVLSAVMRPSIWNVILAVSMLSWRTVARLVRSQVLSIAKRPYIKAGRVAGASDLRLMFKYILPNVVPLILLEMAFMVNWAIAAEASIAFLGFGDPAVPSWGQILHIVFSTGNSRVAWWWITAPGVAIVLLLLSIFFLARALEEVVDPRLRRR, from the coding sequence ATGAACGTTGCAGCATTAGAGAAGAAAGGGAACAGCAAAAGTGTTTTCAGGCTGTTTATAAAAAATTTACGTCGGGATAAATTGGCACTGGTAGGGGTCGTTTTACTGATCTTCTTTTTAACAGTGGCCGCCTTTGCAGATGTGATCGCTCCTCACGGACCCAGAGATCGGCATTATGATGATGAAGGCAGCATTCGTCGTTTGGAACCGCCTTCCCGTGCCCATCCTTTTGGAACTACTGATGTAGGTCGTGATATTTTTTCTCAGGTAGTACTGGGAACCAAAACCGCCTTAATGGTAGGGCTGTTGGCCGCATTGCTGGTAACCGTTATCGGTTCCGTGGTGGGAATTATTGCAGGTTATTATGGAGGATGGGTAGACACTATGATTATGAGGGTGGTTGACTTTTTCTATGCCATTCCCTTTATTCCTTTTGTCATTGTATTATCGGCTGTGATGAGGCCGAGTATTTGGAATGTTATTCTGGCGGTGTCCATGCTTTCCTGGCGGACCGTGGCAAGATTGGTACGCTCTCAGGTCCTTTCCATTGCCAAAAGACCCTATATTAAAGCAGGACGGGTAGCAGGCGCCAGCGATTTAAGGCTGATGTTCAAATATATTCTGCCAAACGTAGTGCCGCTCATTTTGCTGGAAATGGCGTTTATGGTAAACTGGGCGATTGCCGCTGAAGCGAGTATTGCTTTTCTTGGTTTTGGAGATCCAGCCGTTCCCAGCTGGGGGCAAATCTTGCACATTGTCTTTAGTACCGGTAACTCCCGTGTAGCCTGGTGGTGGATTACAGCTCCCGGTGTTGCCATTGTTCTATTGCTTCTGTCTATTTTCTTTTTAGCCAGAGCCCTAGAAGAAGTCGTAGATCCAAGATTGAGGAGGCGATAA
- a CDS encoding ABC transporter ATP-binding protein codes for MALLDVRNVSIEYTTEDGVLKAVEDVSFSLEVGESVGLVGESGCGKTTLAKSVMRLLSKNGRISEGQMMFKGEDLVTKSEEEIRKLRLKEIAMVAQSAMNALNPVYTVGDQLIEGIQIHTDMSREQARERAIEVFKMVGLEAKRLKSYPHQMSGGMKQRAIIAMALTLNPSLIIADEPTTALDVVVQDRILQQVIEIQKKINSSMILITHDISVVSETCETIIVMYGGKVMEKASTKAFFTKPVHPYSLGLNNAFPSIHEIGEELISIPGSPPNLMQKQVGCRFRARCPFRTEICMEEQPPLEEVAPNHFSACHHNKEVERFREESQKRETWEKVRERIIEEIRRDVS; via the coding sequence ATGGCACTATTGGATGTCAGAAATGTGAGTATTGAATATACCACAGAAGACGGTGTACTAAAGGCGGTCGAAGACGTTTCTTTTTCCTTGGAAGTGGGAGAAAGCGTTGGTTTGGTTGGTGAGAGTGGTTGTGGAAAAACGACACTGGCAAAATCTGTGATGAGACTCCTTTCTAAAAATGGTCGTATCAGCGAAGGCCAGATGATGTTTAAGGGAGAAGACTTAGTCACAAAAAGTGAAGAAGAAATCCGAAAGCTTCGCTTAAAAGAGATTGCAATGGTCGCTCAAAGTGCTATGAATGCGCTGAATCCGGTGTATACCGTTGGAGATCAGTTGATTGAAGGGATACAGATTCATACGGATATGAGTCGGGAGCAGGCCAGAGAACGTGCCATCGAAGTATTTAAAATGGTTGGACTGGAAGCAAAACGGCTGAAAAGCTATCCTCATCAGATGAGTGGTGGAATGAAACAGCGAGCCATTATTGCCATGGCCTTAACCCTTAACCCTTCATTGATTATTGCGGATGAGCCGACCACCGCATTGGATGTAGTGGTTCAAGATCGGATCTTACAGCAGGTAATTGAAATCCAGAAAAAGATCAACAGCTCCATGATCCTTATCACCCACGATATTTCCGTTGTTTCGGAAACCTGTGAAACCATTATTGTTATGTATGGCGGAAAAGTAATGGAAAAAGCTTCTACGAAAGCCTTCTTTACGAAGCCGGTACATCCCTATTCCTTAGGACTTAACAATGCTTTTCCCAGCATTCATGAAATTGGCGAAGAACTGATTTCGATACCAGGATCTCCGCCTAATTTGATGCAAAAGCAGGTTGGATGTCGTTTCCGTGCTCGATGTCCTTTCCGGACAGAAATTTGTATGGAAGAACAGCCTCCTTTGGAAGAAGTGGCACCTAATCATTTTTCTGCTTGTCATCACAATAAAGAGGTGGAAAGATTCCGGGAAGAGAGCCAGAAAAGGGAAACCTGGGAAAAAGTAAGAGAACGGATTATTGAAGAAATAAGGAGGGATGTCTCTTGA
- a CDS encoding ABC transporter ATP-binding protein — MSGSPLIQIENLKKHYPVNKGFKDIFNKEKKFVKAIDGVDLTIDKGEILGLAGESGSGKTTTGEILVRLQDATDGTITIDGHPLNSKDKQAQKSFRKEVQMIFQDPYETLNPRFDVFETIAEPLRIHGLKDKKMLYEKVMEVLEIAELKPAAHYVHRYPHELSGGQRQRVAIARGIVVEPKVLVADEPVSMLDVSIRADILNLLKDLRKKMGLTMLYVSHDLSTIKYLCDRIAIMYLGKIMEIGPVDEVVRNPQHPYTQVLLSAVPVADPTYEKKRILIDDEAPDQINLPEGCRFGPRCPYVKEACKTCNHDYTEVSQGHQHACIFAKEEQIKNEDH; from the coding sequence TTGAGTGGAAGCCCTTTAATTCAAATTGAAAATCTGAAAAAGCACTATCCAGTGAATAAAGGTTTTAAGGATATTTTTAATAAAGAGAAAAAGTTTGTAAAGGCCATCGACGGGGTTGATCTGACCATCGATAAAGGAGAAATTCTAGGACTGGCCGGCGAAAGTGGCTCTGGAAAAACCACCACTGGCGAAATTCTGGTAAGACTTCAGGACGCAACGGATGGTACAATTACCATTGATGGTCATCCATTGAATAGTAAAGACAAACAGGCACAAAAAAGTTTTCGGAAAGAAGTGCAGATGATCTTTCAGGATCCTTATGAAACATTAAACCCTCGTTTCGATGTGTTTGAAACCATTGCCGAACCGTTGCGGATCCATGGGTTAAAAGATAAGAAGATGCTTTATGAAAAAGTGATGGAGGTTCTTGAAATTGCCGAACTGAAACCAGCCGCCCATTATGTTCACCGGTATCCTCACGAGCTGTCCGGTGGTCAGCGGCAACGGGTAGCCATTGCCAGAGGGATTGTGGTAGAGCCGAAGGTCTTGGTTGCTGATGAGCCGGTTTCGATGCTGGATGTTTCCATTCGGGCGGATATTCTTAATCTCTTAAAGGATCTTCGGAAAAAAATGGGTCTTACCATGCTGTATGTATCCCATGATTTATCCACTATAAAATATCTTTGTGATCGTATTGCGATTATGTACCTTGGGAAAATCATGGAAATCGGGCCGGTGGATGAAGTAGTCAGGAATCCACAGCATCCTTATACTCAAGTATTATTATCCGCCGTACCGGTAGCTGATCCTACTTATGAAAAGAAACGTATTCTTATTGATGACGAAGCACCAGATCAAATCAATCTGCCGGAAGGCTGTCGCTTTGGACCACGTTGTCCCTATGTGAAAGAAGCGTGTAAAACCTGCAATCATGATTATACGGAAGTATCCCAGGGTCATCAGCATGCTTGCATTTTTGCCAAAGAAGAACAAATTAAAAACGAAGACCACTAA